In the genome of Thermoleophilaceae bacterium, the window ACGGGCATCGCGACGGACTCGTTCTTCGCGGGCGGCCACCCCGGCTACCCGCAGGACTCCGCGGTGTTCGAGCACAACAAGATCTACTCGAACAACTTCAACGTGTACGCGCCGAGCTCTGATGTGAAGTCGGCGGTGCCGGTGCCGATCGGGGTGGGCATCCTGATCGCGGGCGGCGACGACGACACCGTGTCGAGCAACTACATCTACGACAACTGGCGCCGCGGGACGATGCTCATAGCGGTGCCGGACGCGATCTCGTGCGCGCCCAGTCCGGATGAGGGCGCGCCGCCGTGCACTCCGCAAGGAGCCGCGACGACGTCGAACGGCAACCGCTACTTCGACAACGTGATGGGGCGCACCCCGGACGGCAAGCAGATGCCGAACGGAGTGGACTTCTGGTGGGACGAGTTTCCCACCAACACCGGCAACTGCTGGTACCGAAATATCGGCTCGAACGGAAGCACGAGCGGCATCACGTCCGACCCGCCGCCGCCACCGGTGGAGGGCACCTCGCTGCCGAAGTTCCTGCCCGAGGACTGCGCCGCACCCACGAATGTGGGCGTGGGGGATCCGAAGAAGGAGGCTGTTCTCGCTGCCTGCGTGGCGGACTTCGCGCAGGGAACGTACGACGCGACGGTGTGCGACTGGTTCGCGCCACCGCCGAAGCCGGGCGGATCCGGCTCGGGCGGCGGCGGAACTGGCTCATTGCCGGCGCTGCCGGTGCAGCCGGACAGCAAGGTGACGATCACCACGAGCCTTTGCGACCTGCTCGGTGGAGAGGGAGGCACGCTGACGTGCAGTCCGTTCATGCGCCGCATCTGATCCTGGGCGCACTCGCGGCGTGCGCGGCGGCGCTCGCCCTGTTCCTGACACTCGGCCACCAGGGCCCGCGGCACGCGCCGAGTACCCATGGGCTGGCGCTCATCGGCGGCAAGCCGCTCCAGCAGGCACGCTGCCAGCAGTGGCTCGGCGCGAGCCCGAGCGAGCGCGCCCGCGGCATCCAGGCGCTGCACGGCGTGGTGGGCGGGCCCACGCCGTTCGGGCGGGCCACGGCGCTCACGAGCGCGGAGGCCGAGCGGCTGTTCGACCGCACGTGCGCGAACGGCTACGCGCGCAACTTCCTCCTGTACGAGCTGTACACGCGCGCGGCCGGCTTCCGGTCGGTCGTCGACCCGCACGTGTAGCCACGCCCTCCTCATCGGGTAGGAATGCCGTGCTCGTGTTCCGGCGCCTGCGCACAATGCTCACGCCCGACGTGCGACCCCTGAGGGAGTCGCGCGACTACCGGCTGCTGATGATCGGCGCGATCGTCACCGGGCTCGGCACACAGGCCTCGCTCGTCGCTCTCCCGTACCAGGTGTACGTGACCACGCACGAGCCGGTGCTCGTGGGCCTGCTCGGCATCGTCGAGCTCGGCCCGCTGGTCACCGCGTCGCTGTTCGGCGGCGCGCTCGCCGACCGCTACGACCGCCGCCTGCTGCTGCTCGTCTACCAGCTCGCGCTCGTGGCGGTGGCCGGCGGTCTCGCCGCGGCGTCCTTCCTCGGGACTCCACCGCTGTGGCTCCTCTACGTGCTCGCCGGCGCGCTGGCGGGTGCGGGGTCGCTCGAGCGGGTGGCGCGCTCGGCGATCGTGCCGAACGTGGTGCGCCCCGAGCATCTCCGTGCGGGCCTGTCGGCCATGTTCGGGATGCAGCAGCTCACCATGGTGGTCGGCCCGGCAGTGGGAGGCCTGCTCATCGCCGCCTTCGACGTGCAGGCCGCGTACACGGTGGACGCGGTGAGCTGCATGGGCATGGCGCTCGCCGCCGCCGCGATGTCGCCGCAGCCGCCGATCGGCGTGGAACGGCACGAGCCCGTGCTGCGCTCGATCGCTGAGGGGCTGCGCTTCGTGGGCCGCGAGCGCGCGCTCGTCGGCAGCTTCGCGATCGACATCGTGGCGATGACGTTCGGGATGCCGCGAGCGCTCTTCCCGGTGATGGCGCTGTCCCTCTACCACGCGGGCGCGAGCGGCACCGGCCTCCTGTTCGCAGCCGTGTCGGCGGGGGCGACGGTGGCGGCGCTCACCACCGGCTGGCTCGGCCATGCCCGCTATCTCGGCCGCATCGTGATCGGCGCCGTGACGGTGTGGGGGTTCGCGATCGCCGCCGCGGGAGTGATGCCCACGATCGCACTGGCGGCGCTGCTCCTGGCCGTGGCGGGTGCCGCCGACAGCGTGAGCGCGGTTTGCCGCTCCACGATCTCGCAGACGCTCACGCCCGACCATTTGCGCGGCCGGATGTCGTCGGTGTTCAGCCTCGTGGTGGCCGGCGGTCCGCGACTCGGCGACGTGGAGTCCGGCGGGCTGGCGTCGCTCGCCTCCACGCGCATCTCGGTCATGTCCGGCGGCCTGGCGTGCGTGGCCGGCGTCGCGCTCATCATGATCGCCTTCCCGGAGCTCGCCGGTTACGACGGTGACGCTGTGGAGGCGCGGCTGGCCACCGCCGCCGCGTCCTAACCTCCGCTATGTGAGCCTGCCCTTCGCGGTCTCCATCTCGTGCCTCGCGGCTGCGCAGGCCGCGGCCGTGCCTCTCCCGGCCGCACCACACATCCCGTTTCTCGAACGCTTCCGCAGTGGCTGGTGGGCGCTCATCCCGCTCGGGTCGATCGTGGCGGTGATCTTCGGGATCGAGGCTGCCTCGCAGAGCGCGCACGCCCTCACCTACCTCGCGCTGATCGCCGTGCCGCCCCTGGCGGCGGTCGCGCTCGCCGGGGCGGCACGCGGCGGCCGGCCGGTCTACGCAGTGGCGGTGCTACCGCTGTTCGCGCTCGCGTGGGCCAACCGGCACGGCCTGATCGGCGAGGCGTGCGGCATCGCCCTGTCTCTCCTCGCGTGCGTCACCCTGGGCGTGTTGCTCGCCCAGGTGGCGCCGCTGTCCTGGCTCAAGGTGGGGATCGTCCTGATGGCGATCGGCGACACGATCCTCGTGATCTCCCAGCAGCTCCAGGCTCCGAACAACCTGCTCAACGTCGCGGCGCCCGGCCTTGGCCTCCCGCAGCTCCAGCGGGCGGAGTTCGGCTCAGCGATCATGGGCTTCGGCGACCTGTTCATCGCCGCGGTGTTCGGGGCGGTGCTGGCCGCCGAGGGGAGACGCCAGGCCGGGCCCGCGCGCCTCACGCTGCTCCTCGCTCTCGCGTTCAACCTCTTGTTCTTCGTCACGGACCTGCTGCCGGCCACCGTGCCGGTGGCGCTCGCGCTGATCGCTACCGAGCTGACCCGCGCTCGAACTCCCGCGCATCCATCGGTTCGTCGAGATCGAGCTCGGTGGTGGCCATCACGCGAGCAAGCATCGCGTATTGGCCGATCACCATCATCAGCTCCACCAGCTCGCGCGCCGACAAGAGCGCCTTAGCCGAGTCGAACGTCGCGTCCGACACGCGTGCGTCCTGCAGGAACTCGGTGGTGAAGCGCAGGACGGTGCGCTGGGCTTCCGTGAAGCAGTCCGCCTCGATCTCGTCGCGCTCGAGCGCCGCCACCTGATCATCGCCGGCGCCCACCGCCCGCGCGATCGGAGCGTGCTGCACCCACTCGTACTCGGCGTGCGGCGTGAGCCTCGACACGCGCAGGATCGTTAGTTCGCGCAGCAGCGGATCGAGCGCGAGGTCCGACAGGAGCACGCCGCCCCAGCGAGCCCACGGCCGGAACGCGCTCTCGGCGTTGGCCAGCATGCGGAAGATGCCGAGCGGCGGCATCGCGTCGAGGGCCTCACGAGTCTTCTCTGGGAGCCGGTCGAGATCGGCATAGGGGAGGCGGGTCACGTCGCGCATCCTAATTGGCGCACGGGCGCTGAAGAACCGCTGACCGCTGCCGATTAGCCGGGATGAGCCCAGATACCGCGGCGTTCGCCGTGGGCTGGCGAACGACCCAAACCCCCCAAGGAGGGCAACCATGCTGCGGAAGCTCAGCGCCCGCATCAACTCGGAGGAGTCCGGCTTCACTCTGATCGAGCTCCTCGTCGTGATCCTGATCATCGGCATCCTCGCCGCGATCGCCCTGCCGAACTTCCTCGGCCAGCGCACCAAGGCTCAGGACAGCTCGGCCAAGTCCGACGCTCGCAACCTCGTGTCTCAGCTCGAGTCGTGCTACACGGACAACAACACCTACGCCGGCAGCACCGCTTCCGGCACCTCGCAGAGCACCTGCCTGCCGACCAACACCGGCATCGCGATCGGCGCCGGCAAGGGCAAGGTCGACGTGACCGCGGCCGACGCCAGCACCTACACCGTCACCGCCACGTCGCAGTCCGGCAACACCTTCACCATCAAGAAGGACTCCGCCGGCACGACCACTCGCAGCTGCACCGGCTCGAACGGCGGCTGCTCCGGCGGCACCTGGTAGCGCCGAGCCACATTCAGCTCTGAGACGGGGCGGGCCGGTCGTGGCTCGCCCCGTCCACTTTTCGGGGCAGGCCTAAAGGTCCGCTTTCTGACAGCCGATAGGGGCGCGTAGACCCGCAAGTTCCCATCAGGAGGTCACCACAATGCTGCGGAAGCTCCGCGCGCGTATTCAGTCCGAGGAGTCCGGTTTCACCCTTATCGAGCTCCTCGTCGTCATCTTGATCATCGGCATCCTGGCCGCGATCGCTCTGCCGAACTTCCTCGGCCAGCGCACCAAGGCCCAGGACAGCTCCGCCAAGTCCGATGCTCGCAACATGGTGTCGCAGCTCGAGTCCTGCTACACCGACAACAACACCTACACCGGCAGCACCGCTTCCGGGACCACGGCCAGCACCTGTCTGCCGACCAACACCGGTCTGTCGATCGGCGGCGGCAAGGGCCAGGTGAACGTGACGGCGGCCGACGACAGCACGTACACCGTCGTCGCGACGTCGAAGTCGAACAACACGTTCACGATCACGAAGACGGCCGGCGGCACCACGAGCCGCACCTGCACCGGCTCGAACGGCGGCTGCTCCGGCGGCAGCTGGTAGTACCCGACGCCAGGCAGTATGACGAGGCGGGTCTTCGGACCCGCCTCGTCCGCTTTCTGACGGGCGGGCTAAAGGATCTCCCGCTTCCTGGCGATAAGCCCTGCAAGTCAGGGCCACGGTGAAGGGCAAACCCGTCGCGAGGCGGGGGCGCAAAGCTACGGGGCTCCTGCGTGGAGCCGGCTGAGCTGCCAACCAAGGCCGCCGCGGCGTTCTGACCACAACCCAAACAATCCTCATGGAGGAGGTCACGCGAATGCTGCGGAAGCTCCGCGCTCGTATTCAGTCCGAGGAGTCCGGTTTCACCCTGATCGAGCTCCTGGTCGTCATCCTGATCATCGGCATCCTGGCCGCGATCGCTCTGCCGAACTTCCTCGGCCAGCGCACCAAGGCCCAGGACAGCTCGGCGAAGTCTGACGCCCGCAACATGGTGTCGCAGCTCGAGTCCTGCTACACCGACAACAACACCTACACCGGCAGCACCGCTTCCGGCACCTCGACCAGCACCTGTCTGCCGACCAACACCGGTCTGTCGATCGGCGGCGGCAAGGGCCAGGTCGACGTGACGGCGGCCGACGACAGCACGTACACCGTCGTCGCGACGTCGAAGTCGAACAACACGTTCACGATCACGAAGACGGCCAGCGGCACCACGAGCCGCACCTGCACCGGCTCGAACGGCGGCTG includes:
- a CDS encoding MFS transporter, which produces MLVFRRLRTMLTPDVRPLRESRDYRLLMIGAIVTGLGTQASLVALPYQVYVTTHEPVLVGLLGIVELGPLVTASLFGGALADRYDRRLLLLVYQLALVAVAGGLAAASFLGTPPLWLLYVLAGALAGAGSLERVARSAIVPNVVRPEHLRAGLSAMFGMQQLTMVVGPAVGGLLIAAFDVQAAYTVDAVSCMGMALAAAAMSPQPPIGVERHEPVLRSIAEGLRFVGRERALVGSFAIDIVAMTFGMPRALFPVMALSLYHAGASGTGLLFAAVSAGATVAALTTGWLGHARYLGRIVIGAVTVWGFAIAAAGVMPTIALAALLLAVAGAADSVSAVCRSTISQTLTPDHLRGRMSSVFSLVVAGGPRLGDVESGGLASLASTRISVMSGGLACVAGVALIMIAFPELAGYDGDAVEARLATAAAS
- a CDS encoding carboxymuconolactone decarboxylase family protein — protein: MTRLPYADLDRLPEKTREALDAMPPLGIFRMLANAESAFRPWARWGGVLLSDLALDPLLRELTILRVSRLTPHAEYEWVQHAPIARAVGAGDDQVAALERDEIEADCFTEAQRTVLRFTTEFLQDARVSDATFDSAKALLSARELVELMMVIGQYAMLARVMATTELDLDEPMDAREFERGSAR
- a CDS encoding prepilin-type N-terminal cleavage/methylation domain-containing protein — encoded protein: MLRKLSARINSEESGFTLIELLVVILIIGILAAIALPNFLGQRTKAQDSSAKSDARNLVSQLESCYTDNNTYAGSTASGTSQSTCLPTNTGIAIGAGKGKVDVTAADASTYTVTATSQSGNTFTIKKDSAGTTTRSCTGSNGGCSGGTW
- a CDS encoding type II secretion system protein: MLRKLRARIQSEESGFTLIELLVVILIIGILAAIALPNFLGQRTKAQDSSAKSDARNMVSQLESCYTDNNTYTGSTASGTTASTCLPTNTGLSIGGGKGQVNVTAADDSTYTVVATSKSNNTFTITKTAGGTTSRTCTGSNGGCSGGSW
- a CDS encoding prepilin-type N-terminal cleavage/methylation domain-containing protein, which encodes MLRKLRARIQSEESGFTLIELLVVILIIGILAAIALPNFLGQRTKAQDSSAKSDARNMVSQLESCYTDNNTYTGSTASGTSTSTCLPTNTGLSIGGGKGQVDVTAADDSTYTVVATSKSNNTFTITKTASGTTSRTCTGSNGGCSGGSW